A portion of the Trichoplusia ni isolate ovarian cell line Hi5 chromosome 12, tn1, whole genome shotgun sequence genome contains these proteins:
- the LOC113499589 gene encoding uncharacterized protein LOC113499589, whose amino-acid sequence MVGDTSVYRKVTYNPTSRVTTKVNKLFHIIGDKELVAQLRPQNPTPPKIYGLPKNLKTNWPLRPIVSQVDAPTYKLSRHLATLLQPYTGKTSSYVRDSRHFVELLNGIQLQNTEIMVSFDITSLFTNVPVDEVIQIITTLLCGSTIPTGYVESIAFCLKSGYFLWRGDYYLQIDGVAMGSPLAPVVANIFMEWFEEKALESASVKPRYWWRYVDDVFAVVTRDALKDQTSHLNQVHAKIEVTMEEESEGKLPFLDVLVIREPNGRVTHTVYRKPTHTDRYLRADSHHHHSHLSSVPRTLLNRALALCDHKYVDAELRHVRDVLERNGYQWRQCRRLLGITGEVRKRPAEAQRTPAYLLYVQGVTDKIVGTELRESKFFRGPAEFLTQLLLQL is encoded by the exons ATGGTGGGCGACACAAGTGTTTATCGTAAAGTTACTTACAACCCCACATCTCGAGTCACGACGAAAGTAAACAAACTTTTCCACATCATAGGTGACAAGGAGCTGGTAGCACAACTACGTCCACAAAATCCGACACCACCCAAAatttatggtttgccaaaaaatcttaaaactaatTGGCCCCTACGACCTATAGTTAGCCAAGTAGACGCACCGACCTATAAACTGTCGCGTCACTTGGCTACACTGTTACAGCCATACACGGGCAAAACGAGCAGCTACGTGAGAGACTCCCGTCATTTTGTTGAGTTACTGAATGGTATACAGCTGCAGAACACTGAAATAATGGTTAGCTTCGACATAACGTCGCTGTTTACCAACGTACCAGTAGATGAAgtcattcaaataataactacCCTTTTATGCGGATCTACAATACCTACTGGCTATGTTGAGAGCATCGCTTTCTGTTTGAAAAGCGGATATTTTCTGTGGCGTGGGGACTATTATCTCCAAATTGACGGAGTGGCCATGGGCTCGCCTCTTGCGCCCGTTgtagcaaacatttttatggagtGGTTCGAAGAAAAAGCACTGGAGTCCGCCAGTGTTAAACCGCGATATTGGTGGCGATATGTTGATGACGTTTTTGCTGTCGTCACCCGGGACGCATTGAAGGATCAGACGTCACACCTTAACCAAGTGCATGCGAAGATAGAGGTCACCATGGAGGAGGAGAGCGAAGGGAAGTTACCGTTCCTGGATGTGCTGGTCATCCGAGAGCCGAACGGACGCGTGACTCACACCGTCTACCGGAAACCGACGCACACAGACCGGTACCTACGAGCCGACTCTCATCACCACCActcacacctatcttcggtgcctcgtacgctgctgaaccgagcactTGCTCTATGCGACCACAAATACGTTGATGCGGAACTTAGGCATGTGcgtgacgtattagagcgcaacggTTATCAGTGGCGCCAGTGCAGACGTCTCCTGGGAATTACGGGCGAAGTtcgcaagcgtccggcggaggctcAACGCACTCCTGCGTACTTACTATACGTAcaaggagtcactgacaagatag TGGGGACGGAGCtgcgggagtccaaattcttcCGAGGCCCAGCTGAGTTTCTAACGCAACTTctgttgcagttgtga
- the LOC113499591 gene encoding uncharacterized protein LOC113499591, translating into MDTKRDTKTTKARPAATHAPVRDVTPTSEHPSNNHNRQPAALPCAQVNNNDPLDLSNLKATMPPCTRPAEALWQVVERKGKPKKDTLARQTTQAPSTPGREGLEKLSRGQRRRRARAERLRRLEEAVARRAQPEVPRPTAPARSAMAKAAPTSEPNQGAGPSSAASAGINSAAGDAEGGGASRGRPGESGGAASNEAAAMRAVPRGKRGGRPRWVRREEAALESRPAKGGKRARPDDSLTPREKDKRAKLSRSSLGPGAVNYADALRSNDLCVAVRYDPHRAITEEQYQLIQERIMEEYDTTIFSTDPTVRTPAFRGRTFLSEGVIKMWCEDEFALNWLRRTTNKIPSPIPGTKLVVCRQRDIPQRVKGAVYVPDFTDGDVDRLRIRLHKANADTYDINSWCLYNAQRTPECDGIRLLLGIPMQEAEVLKQKERRLRYKLGSVYVKFVDEKEEDDNKGEKAPITNAPNDEPLNLAPGEATEAPVEAVTSVLRHPGPSMDQEMSADTPARPRESTPEAVDWWRRVENEAREEMLLGSDGPDSSPTKPH; encoded by the coding sequence ATGGATACCAAAAGGGacactaaaacaacaaaagccAGGCCGGCAGCGACACACGCGCCGGTGAGGGATGTGACGCCAACCAGTGAGCATCCCTCCAACAACCACAACCGACAACCTGCTGCGCTCCCTTGCGCGCAGGTAAACAACAATGACCCGTTGGACCTGTCCAATCTCAAAGCTACCATGCCGCCCTGCACCCGCCCTGCGGAAGCACTGTGGCAGGTGGTGGAGAGGAAGGGTAAACCCAAAAAGGATACGCTGGCCAGGCAGACCACACAGGCGCCGAGCACCCCAGGAAGGGAAGGCCTCGAGAAACTCTCGAGAGGCCAGCGTAGACGACGAGCGCGCGCTGAGCGGCTGCGCCGGCTTGAAGAGGCGGTCGCGAGAAGGGCACAGCCAGAGGTCCCACGACCAACGGCCCCGGCGAGGTCAGCAATGGCCAAAGCCGCCCCGACGTCTGAGCCGAACCAAGGCGCGGGACCCAGTTCCGCTGCCAGCGCGGGAATCAATTCCGCTGCAGGTGACGCGGAAGGCGGGGGGGCTTCTCGCGGTCGCCCCGGAGAGTCTGGCGGCGCCGCCAGCAATGAAGCAGCTGCAATGAGAGCAGTCCCGCGTGGGAAACGCGGGGGCAGACCGAGATGGGTGAGGCGGGAAGAGGCCGCGCTGGAATCTCGACCGGCGAAGGGGGGTAAGAGGGCTAGACCCGACGACTCTCTGACGCCGCGAGAGAAAGACAAGCGCGCCAAACTAAGCCGGTCATCCCTAGGACCAGGAGCGGTCAACTACGCCGACGCGCTGAGGTCTAACGACCTTTGCGTGGCCGTGCGGTATGACCCTCACCGCGCCATCACAGAAGAGCAGTATCAGCTCATTCAGGAGAGAATAATGGAGGAGTACGATACAACTATCTTCTCCACCGACCCCACAGTGCGGACGCCAGCGTTCAGAGGAAGAACCTTCCTCAGCGAAGGCGTCATCAAGATGTGGTGCGAGGACGAGTTCGCCCTGAACTGGCTGCGCCGCACGACTAATAAGATACCCTCGCCGATACCCGGCACCAAGCTGGTCGTATGTCGGCAAAGGGATATCCCACAACGTGTCAAGGGGGCGGTCTACGTCCCCGACTTCACCGACGGCGACGTAGACCGCCTCCGCATCCGTCTACACAAAGCCAACGCCGACACCTACGACATCAACAGCTGGTGTCTATATAACGCACAGCGTACGCCCGAATGCGACGGGATCAGGCTACTGCTGGGGATACCCATGCAGGAGGCCGAAGTCCTGAAGCAAAAGGAACGGCGCTTGCGTTATAAGCTAGGGTCGGTCTACGTTAAATTCGTAGACGAAAAAGAAGAGGACGACAACAAGGGGGAAAAGGCGCCCATCACCAACGCACCGAACGACGAGCCTCTTAACCTCGCCCCTGGCGAGGCAACAGAGGCTCCAGTAGAGGCGGTTACCAGCGTCCTGCGACACCCGGGTCCATCCATGGACCAGGAGATGTCTGCAGACACGCCGGCCCGGCCCCGGGAATCTACCCCGGAGGCTGTCGACTGGTGGAGGCGCGTCGAGAACGAGGCGAGGGAGGAGATGCTGCTGGGTAGTGATGGACCCGACAGCTCCCCGACCAAACCCCATTAA